Proteins encoded together in one Lysinibacter cavernae window:
- a CDS encoding LLM class flavin-dependent oxidoreductase — MNMELGFYTFGDIHPDPNTGIGITPGQAIRDVLERTRLAEEVGLDYVGIGEHHREDYSISSPSTVISAALAQTERIHVGSAVTVLSTEDPVRVYQQFSTMDQFSNGRVELLAGRGSFIESYPLFGAELGDYDALYDEKIQLLLALDSGEPVTWSGKFRAPLEDVVVLPRPADIPGRGAHLNIAVATGGNSRSSVRAGMLGLPVNYAIIGGEPAQFAPLAQLYRQAHEQAGHPAEKRTVTVSAMGFVAEENARDFWFPYWYESMRVISAERGFPAPSRMSFEQTAGPRGAYFVGNPDEVAAKIVHVHEAIGNDRLILQMDLSGVPQKESLKAIELLGTEVKPRIERALAK, encoded by the coding sequence ATGAATATGGAACTTGGATTTTATACTTTCGGAGATATTCACCCCGACCCAAACACGGGCATCGGCATTACACCAGGCCAGGCAATCCGCGACGTGCTTGAGCGAACACGCCTCGCAGAAGAGGTTGGTCTCGATTACGTCGGCATCGGCGAGCACCACCGCGAGGACTACTCAATCTCGTCGCCCTCAACCGTGATCTCTGCGGCCCTTGCCCAAACCGAACGCATCCACGTCGGAAGCGCCGTGACCGTGCTCTCAACAGAAGACCCCGTTCGTGTCTATCAGCAGTTCTCCACAATGGACCAATTCTCCAACGGGCGGGTCGAGCTGCTGGCAGGGCGAGGGTCCTTTATCGAGTCGTACCCACTCTTTGGTGCTGAACTCGGCGACTACGACGCGCTCTACGACGAAAAGATTCAGCTGCTGCTCGCCCTCGATTCCGGCGAACCAGTGACCTGGAGCGGCAAGTTTAGAGCCCCGCTTGAGGATGTTGTGGTGCTGCCGCGTCCGGCCGATATTCCTGGCCGCGGTGCTCACCTCAACATCGCAGTTGCAACGGGCGGCAACTCGCGTTCCTCCGTCCGCGCTGGAATGCTCGGGCTTCCTGTGAACTACGCCATTATTGGGGGAGAGCCTGCCCAATTTGCGCCCCTCGCCCAGCTGTACCGTCAGGCGCACGAGCAGGCGGGGCATCCAGCAGAGAAGCGAACGGTGACCGTTTCGGCCATGGGCTTTGTCGCCGAAGAAAATGCCCGTGACTTCTGGTTCCCATATTGGTACGAGTCCATGCGCGTGATCTCGGCAGAGCGCGGATTCCCCGCCCCAAGCCGCATGAGCTTCGAACAGACAGCCGGCCCGCGCGGGGCGTACTTTGTTGGGAATCCCGACGAGGTCGCGGCCAAGATCGTGCACGTGCACGAGGCCATCGGTAACGACCGCCTCATCCTGCAGATGGACCTGAGCGGCGTGCCGCAGAAGGAATCACTGAAGGCAATCGAGTTGCTCGGCACCGAGGTGAAGCCCCGCATCGAGCGGGCCCTCGCGAAGTAA
- a CDS encoding proline racemase family protein, with product MATAERAFERNWNSVTTVDYHTGGEPFRIIAKPPVEILGETVAERRVYAISDPAVDDLRRVLCYEPRGHADMYGGFITPPDNDGAHFGVLFWHKDGFSTACGHGTIALGVWAVDSGLVEADPNGATDVVIDVPSGRVIARVNSIDGQIESVDFVNVASYVIDANVAVATSRGELTVEVGFGGAIYAQLDVAQLGLTVEPEHAAELIAIGREIKWLLNDSAQAEHPTDPRLSGIYGTILFEDLGDSEPGSPHQRNVTIFADGELDRSPCGSGTSTRVASLWTSGRLSDVGVLTHDSIVGSRFAGRVRSRETVAGFEGVTNQVSGMAYRVGESTFTVDARDPLVPGFVLR from the coding sequence ATGGCAACCGCAGAACGAGCATTCGAGCGCAACTGGAACTCCGTCACAACGGTCGACTATCACACCGGTGGTGAACCGTTCCGAATTATCGCCAAGCCCCCGGTTGAAATCCTCGGCGAAACGGTTGCCGAGCGCCGTGTCTACGCGATCAGCGATCCTGCCGTTGACGACCTCCGACGGGTGCTCTGCTACGAGCCGCGCGGCCACGCCGACATGTACGGCGGCTTCATCACCCCGCCCGACAACGACGGCGCACACTTTGGGGTGCTCTTCTGGCATAAAGACGGATTCTCAACCGCCTGCGGGCACGGCACCATCGCCCTTGGCGTGTGGGCGGTTGATTCTGGGCTTGTTGAGGCTGACCCGAACGGGGCAACGGACGTGGTTATCGACGTTCCCTCCGGCAGGGTTATCGCGCGCGTCAACAGTATCGACGGACAGATCGAATCGGTCGACTTTGTCAACGTCGCGAGCTACGTCATCGACGCGAATGTTGCGGTTGCCACCAGTAGGGGAGAGCTCACCGTCGAGGTCGGCTTCGGCGGAGCCATCTACGCGCAGCTCGACGTTGCCCAACTCGGGCTCACCGTCGAGCCAGAACACGCGGCCGAGCTCATCGCAATTGGGCGGGAGATTAAGTGGCTGCTCAACGATTCTGCGCAGGCAGAGCATCCAACCGACCCGCGATTGAGCGGGATTTACGGCACGATTCTCTTTGAGGATCTTGGAGATAGCGAGCCGGGCAGCCCCCATCAGCGAAACGTCACCATTTTTGCCGATGGTGAGCTCGACCGCTCGCCATGTGGTTCGGGAACGAGTACGCGCGTGGCTTCGCTCTGGACATCCGGGCGCCTTTCGGATGTCGGCGTGCTCACTCATGACTCGATCGTCGGCTCTCGCTTTGCCGGGCGGGTGCGTTCGCGCGAGACCGTCGCAGGGTTTGAGGGCGTGACCAATCAGGTCTCTGGTATGGCGTACCGGGTCGGCGAATCAACGTTCACCGTGGATGCTCGCGACCCCCTCGTGCCTGGGTTTGTGCTTCGCTAG
- a CDS encoding FadR/GntR family transcriptional regulator, producing the protein MNTAAQQSPLVEAVLQPVRGHMAFESCVEQLGSAIQLGIFPVGTMLPNERELAERLSVSRATLREAISALRAAGFVSTTRGRGGGTTVELVEHIHQKLPEEREDRRAEIRDTLILRAVIEPGACFQAAQTDLSAVSISLLRTALSEAESADSPAAYRRADARLHLAIASACESAELNKVSSTVQTRLHSYLNEIPFFQANIEHSDEQHREIVEGILAGDGDTARRVMEVHCASTAALLTGLLA; encoded by the coding sequence ATGAATACGGCAGCGCAACAATCGCCACTCGTTGAGGCCGTTTTGCAGCCGGTTCGGGGCCATATGGCATTCGAATCGTGTGTTGAACAGCTCGGCTCGGCCATCCAACTCGGCATTTTTCCGGTTGGCACGATGCTGCCAAACGAACGTGAGCTCGCGGAACGCCTCAGCGTTTCGCGAGCCACGCTTCGTGAAGCCATCAGCGCGCTGCGGGCGGCCGGCTTTGTCTCAACAACTCGGGGCAGGGGAGGCGGCACCACGGTTGAGCTTGTTGAGCATATTCATCAGAAGCTGCCGGAAGAGCGAGAAGATCGGCGAGCTGAGATTCGTGACACGCTCATCCTTCGAGCCGTTATTGAGCCTGGCGCCTGCTTTCAAGCAGCACAGACCGATCTGTCTGCCGTCTCGATAAGCCTCTTGCGCACCGCGCTGAGCGAGGCCGAGTCCGCGGATTCGCCAGCCGCGTACCGACGTGCGGATGCGAGGCTCCACCTGGCGATTGCCTCTGCCTGCGAGTCGGCGGAGCTCAATAAGGTGAGCAGCACCGTGCAGACTCGGCTGCACAGTTACCTGAACGAGATTCCGTTCTTTCAAGCCAATATTGAGCATTCGGATGAGCAGCATCGAGAGATCGTGGAGGGCATTCTTGCGGGAGACGGTGACACCGCACGGCGTGTGATGGAGGTGCACTGCGCGTCGACCGCTGCGCTGTTGACGGGCCTGCTCGCCTGA
- a CDS encoding AzlC family ABC transporter permease: MSPPLDGQPPSADRMTEPRLRRAARRHEILLGFRDASTAGFAMVPLGIAFGLLVAQSPLDWWWTPIISIGVYAGSLEFLAVGLLVVGTPLLTIAVTTFLVNFRHVFYSLTFPLDRVRGKWARFYSMYSLTDEAYALTAVTDRSVLTSTRILSMQFFCQFYWVIGGLIGVLIGEALPFALVGIDFALTALFAVLTLDAFWANRDIGAPLLAALSAAVALLVAPGQMLVVAMGLFVLLLIVRYLVSGRRVAAAAMDSGVAVAHEPNLDGVNNTDSPLGEAGHNA, from the coding sequence TTGTCCCCGCCCCTTGACGGTCAGCCGCCATCCGCAGACCGCATGACCGAGCCGCGCCTCCGTCGAGCCGCAAGGCGGCACGAGATTCTGCTCGGCTTTCGCGATGCCAGCACGGCCGGGTTTGCCATGGTGCCGCTTGGCATCGCATTTGGGCTGTTGGTTGCCCAGTCCCCGCTCGACTGGTGGTGGACCCCCATCATTTCCATCGGGGTCTACGCGGGGTCCCTTGAGTTCTTGGCCGTTGGGCTGCTGGTTGTTGGCACCCCGTTGCTGACCATCGCGGTCACGACGTTCCTCGTCAATTTCCGTCACGTCTTTTACTCGCTGACGTTCCCACTCGACCGGGTGCGCGGCAAATGGGCACGGTTCTACAGTATGTATTCGCTCACCGATGAGGCGTATGCGCTCACGGCGGTCACCGACCGTTCGGTGCTGACCTCGACCCGCATCCTGTCGATGCAGTTTTTCTGTCAGTTCTACTGGGTCATTGGTGGGCTCATTGGTGTTCTTATCGGAGAAGCCCTGCCCTTTGCCCTTGTTGGCATTGACTTTGCCCTCACCGCACTGTTCGCCGTGCTCACCCTCGATGCGTTTTGGGCGAATAGGGACATCGGCGCGCCGCTGCTTGCCGCGCTCAGTGCCGCCGTTGCGCTGCTGGTCGCGCCCGGCCAAATGCTTGTGGTCGCGATGGGGCTGTTTGTCTTGTTGCTGATCGTCCGTTATCTCGTTTCGGGTCGAAGGGTTGCTGCGGCAGCTATGGATTCCGGCGTTGCCGTTGCGCATGAGCCGAACCTTGACGGTGTCAACAACACGGATTCCCCTCTCGGAGAAGCAGGCCACAATGCCTAG
- the def gene encoding peptide deformylase: MAVLPICISGNPVLHNIAEPVTKFDDDLKQLVEDMYETMDLAPGVGLAAPQVGIGKRIFVWSYDDQDEGPARGVAINPVLWITPPTVEELDDELESEGCLSFPGERFPLRRSERIRLEAVDLDNKPFTIEASGWFARVFQHEYDHLNGLLYVDRLVHPHSRAAHKAQRKNGWGKPDLAWMPGVDNLEG; this comes from the coding sequence ATGGCTGTTCTTCCCATCTGTATTTCTGGCAATCCTGTCCTCCACAACATCGCCGAACCGGTGACCAAGTTTGATGACGATCTGAAGCAGCTGGTTGAGGACATGTACGAAACGATGGATCTCGCGCCAGGTGTTGGCCTTGCCGCACCCCAGGTTGGCATCGGAAAACGCATCTTTGTCTGGAGCTACGACGACCAAGACGAGGGCCCTGCCCGCGGCGTCGCGATCAACCCGGTGCTCTGGATCACCCCGCCAACCGTTGAGGAACTCGACGATGAGCTGGAATCAGAGGGCTGTCTCTCGTTCCCTGGCGAGCGTTTTCCGCTGCGCCGCTCCGAGCGCATCCGCCTTGAGGCAGTTGACCTCGACAATAAGCCCTTCACCATCGAGGCGAGCGGATGGTTCGCCCGCGTCTTCCAGCACGAATACGATCACCTCAACGGCCTGCTCTACGTCGACCGCCTTGTGCACCCGCACAGCCGTGCCGCTCACAAGGCACAACGCAAAAACGGCTGGGGGAAGCCCGACCTGGCTTGGATGCCGGGCGTCGACAACCTCGAGGGCTAA
- a CDS encoding DMT family transporter has translation MHIIEAVGEATELLRDPKNFLGIPIALLGAVFMSFGAQYQSRGVNKVEHISGQKASSGLSGNQLASLLKRPSWVIGTLLLGCAVLLQLASLSFSPLIVVQPLGVVALVITSILNSRISGLKLNSKTKLAIVLCVVGVFVFVTIAAFTATDSVVTDQHLITILIILAVVLVLFTIAFIVLRHKTRAIFYIIGAGIIYGFVATLAKVVIGRIQQGEFDTLTLICLVALLAATGGGMYFVNNAYSSGPPDLVIAGLTVIDPMVAVVIGIVVLGEAANASLLAMGGFVLAGATAVVGVIMLAKYHPQVQD, from the coding sequence GTGCATATTATTGAGGCTGTTGGGGAGGCGACTGAACTTCTTCGTGATCCCAAAAACTTTTTGGGGATCCCGATCGCTCTGCTTGGAGCGGTCTTTATGTCGTTCGGTGCGCAGTATCAGAGTCGCGGCGTAAACAAGGTTGAGCACATCTCCGGCCAGAAGGCCAGTTCAGGCCTGAGCGGAAACCAACTTGCGAGCCTGCTCAAGCGGCCCTCGTGGGTCATCGGCACACTGTTGCTTGGCTGTGCGGTGCTGCTGCAACTTGCCAGTCTCTCGTTCTCGCCACTGATCGTGGTGCAGCCGCTCGGCGTTGTTGCACTGGTAATAACCTCGATCCTGAACTCGCGAATCTCAGGGCTCAAACTCAACAGCAAGACCAAGCTAGCCATCGTGCTGTGTGTTGTTGGCGTGTTTGTGTTTGTCACGATCGCCGCCTTCACCGCGACGGATAGCGTGGTTACCGACCAGCACCTCATCACGATCCTTATCATCCTTGCCGTCGTATTGGTGCTGTTCACCATCGCGTTTATTGTGCTCAGGCATAAGACGCGCGCCATCTTCTATATCATCGGCGCCGGCATCATTTACGGCTTTGTCGCCACGCTTGCCAAGGTCGTGATCGGACGCATCCAGCAGGGTGAATTTGATACGCTCACCCTCATCTGCCTGGTAGCGCTTCTTGCGGCTACCGGAGGCGGAATGTACTTCGTGAATAACGCCTACTCATCCGGCCCGCCAGATCTTGTTATCGCCGGCCTCACCGTTATCGATCCCATGGTGGCGGTCGTGATCGGAATCGTTGTCCTTGGCGAAGCTGCGAATGCCTCGCTCCTGGCGATGGGGGGATTTGTGCTCGCCGGTGCAACCGCGGTTGTTGGTGTGATCATGCTTGCGAAATACCATCCGCAGGTACAGGACTAA
- the ybaK gene encoding Cys-tRNA(Pro) deacylase, whose product MAKKKADHSIGTPATTLLEQRGIPYTAHGYVHDPAAPNFGEEAARELGVEPDRVFKTLLADADGQLVVGIVPVNGLLDLKALAKAAGAKKAVMADPSLAERKTGYVVGGISPIGQKTHLPTFLDESAELFDTIFVSGGRRGFDIELAPLDLLSVTDGAAAEIAKTT is encoded by the coding sequence GTGGCCAAGAAAAAAGCCGACCATTCCATTGGCACCCCAGCCACGACGCTGCTTGAGCAGCGAGGCATCCCGTATACCGCCCATGGGTACGTGCACGATCCTGCGGCCCCAAACTTTGGCGAGGAGGCCGCCCGCGAGCTTGGCGTAGAGCCAGACCGCGTCTTCAAGACTCTCCTCGCGGATGCCGACGGCCAGCTCGTCGTTGGCATTGTGCCCGTCAACGGCCTCCTTGATCTCAAAGCGCTCGCCAAAGCGGCAGGCGCAAAAAAGGCAGTCATGGCGGACCCGTCTTTGGCAGAACGCAAAACTGGCTACGTGGTTGGCGGCATCAGCCCGATCGGCCAGAAGACCCACCTGCCAACATTTCTGGATGAATCAGCCGAACTCTTCGACACCATCTTTGTCTCCGGAGGTCGACGGGGCTTCGACATTGAACTCGCGCCGCTCGACCTCCTCTCCGTTACCGACGGCGCGGCCGCGGAGATCGCCAAGACAACCTAG